In Listeria cossartiae subsp. cossartiae, the DNA window AGAACGTAACGAAAAATTAGCGGAAAGAGCATTAAATGCAATAAAAAAGGTTGCAGAACAACTGTAAAAACACTATAATAATTGAGGACTAATCTTTGCTGTTCTTTTCATCACGATCACTGCTTTTGGTATTTTTAGGGGAGTTGAAAGTGGTGGAAAGGCAGTTTTTCTTTCAGCGGAATGGTCTAGACAACTCATGGCGATAAATGTGGCTTTTTTCACAAAAATAACCAAATTGATTGTAAATCCAGATTAATTCAAAAAGTTGCGAAAAATGGATAAAATCATTGCAACAAGGGTACTGTTATGTTAACATGATAGTGTTTGAGAGGTGTATACGCATGACACAAGAGGGAAAGTTAGAGCAACAATTTCTTGACTATCTTCACTCAGAACGAAATTATTCAGTCAACACAAGTACGGCTTATGAAAATGATTTACTTGATTTTCGTCGCTTCTTAAATGAGCAAGCTATTAAAGCATATCAGCAAGTTACTTTTCTAGATGTGCGGATTTATTTAACAGAATTAAAGCAAAAGTCTTTTTCTCGAACAACCGTAGCTAGGAAAATTTCAAGTTTACGGAGTTTTTACACTTTTCTTTTAAGAGAGAATGTTATTACTGAAAATCCATTTACTTATGTATCACATGCGAAAAATCAGTTAAGGCTTCCCAAATTTTTCTATTCAGAAGAAATGGAAGCTTTGTTTCAAGTGGTGTATGAAGATAATGAAACGCTTACACTGCGGGACCGGGTGCTGTTAGAAGTATTGTACGGTACTGGGATTCGGGTGAGTGAGTGTGCCGGGATACTCATGCCTGACTTAGATACATCTTATCAAGCAATTCTGATTCGCGGAAAAGGGAATAAAGAACGCTATGTGCCATTTGGTGTATATGCGGAAGATGCGATAACGGATTATTTACCGAGTCGCACTGAGCTAATGACTCGCTACAAAAAGTCGCATGATGCGCTACTTGTGAACCATTATGGTGATCCGCTGACGACTCGAGGCATTAGATATTGTTTGACGAAAATAATTAGCAAAGCTTCATTAACTCGAAAAATTCATCCACATATGTTACGCCATACGTTTGCAACAGATTTACTCAATAACGGGGCGGATATGCGGACGGTACAGGAGCTGCTTGGACACGCTAGCTTATCATCCACCCAGATATATACGCACGTGACAAAAGAGCATTTAAAGTCTACTTATATGAAACATCATCCGAGGGCTTAAATTTGGAGGAGGTTAAGGAAATGGAATTACACGCTACAACGATATTTGCGGTTCAGCATGACGGAAAAGCGGCTATGGCTGGTGACGGTCAAGTAACGCTTGGAGAATCGGTCGTAATGAAACATACTGCCAAAAAGGTTCGCCGTCTATTTCATGATAAAGTAATTGCCGGATTTGCTGGCTCCGTTGCAGACGCATTTACATTATTTGAAAAATTCGAAGCGAAATTGAATGAATATAATGGTAACTTAGAAAGAGCATCGGTGGAACTCGCGCAACAATGGCGTAGTGACAGCGTTTTACGGAAGTTAGAGGCAATGTTAATCGTCATGGATAAAGACACACTGCTTTTAGTTTCAGGAACTGGCGAAGTAATTGAGCCAGACGATGGCATTTTAGCAATCGGTTCTGGTGGTAATTATGCGCTGGCAGCTGGACGAGCACTGAAAAGACATAACGGTGGCCAAATGGAAGCAAAAGATATTGCTCGCCATGCACTAGAAATCGCTTCTGAAATTTGTGTATTTACGAATGATCATATTACAGTAGAAGAGCTTTGAAGGAGTGGTTAATTTGACAAATCTAACGTTGATGAACCAGTTGACACCAAAGCAAATTGTCGAAAAACTGGATCAATATATTATTGGACAAACCGGAGCGAAAAAATCAGTTGCAGTAGCTTTGAGAAATCGCTATCGCAGACAACTGATGGATGAATCAATCCGTGATGAAATTATTCCGAAAAACA includes these proteins:
- the xerC gene encoding tyrosine recombinase XerC, with the protein product MTQEGKLEQQFLDYLHSERNYSVNTSTAYENDLLDFRRFLNEQAIKAYQQVTFLDVRIYLTELKQKSFSRTTVARKISSLRSFYTFLLRENVITENPFTYVSHAKNQLRLPKFFYSEEMEALFQVVYEDNETLTLRDRVLLEVLYGTGIRVSECAGILMPDLDTSYQAILIRGKGNKERYVPFGVYAEDAITDYLPSRTELMTRYKKSHDALLVNHYGDPLTTRGIRYCLTKIISKASLTRKIHPHMLRHTFATDLLNNGADMRTVQELLGHASLSSTQIYTHVTKEHLKSTYMKHHPRA
- the hslV gene encoding ATP-dependent protease subunit HslV, which translates into the protein MELHATTIFAVQHDGKAAMAGDGQVTLGESVVMKHTAKKVRRLFHDKVIAGFAGSVADAFTLFEKFEAKLNEYNGNLERASVELAQQWRSDSVLRKLEAMLIVMDKDTLLLVSGTGEVIEPDDGILAIGSGGNYALAAGRALKRHNGGQMEAKDIARHALEIASEICVFTNDHITVEEL